From Cinclus cinclus chromosome 2, bCinCin1.1, whole genome shotgun sequence, one genomic window encodes:
- the CPB2 gene encoding carboxypeptidase B2 has protein sequence MKMKFYLLFFTLFILVPKKHVFTIPRDEVLWALPQTDEQVEALQGLLNTTEVVLWQPVVVENIKKDREVHFYVKASNINSIKAQLRQLTIQHKVLMEDVQGIIEKQTVNDSVNARGSSSYYENYHSMKEIYHWMEEVAKVHSDLLQKIYIGSSYEKRPLYVLKISKSMEKSKNAIWIDCGIHAREWISPAFCLWFIGHAIHVRERDRTMTTLLEHFDFYIMPVINVDGYEYTWSHPSNRLWRKSRSSYSNSKCIGTDMNRNFDAHWCGPGASHSECRETYCGPYPESEPEVKAVARFVRDHKDTIKAYITMHSYSQLVLFPYSYTTNKSKDHEELKSLAQKAAKAIKRTTLKTYIPGAGAQTIYLAPGGSDDWAYDLGIKYSFTFELRDTGTHGFLLPSREIKPTCLEALSAVKEIAQHVLQNL, from the exons ATGAAGATGAAGTTTTACCTGCtcttttttaccctttttatCTTGGTTCCAAAGAAGCATGTTTTCACTATTCCAAG GGATGAAGTTTTGTGGGCTCTCCCACAAACTGATGAACAAGTTGAAGCTCTTCAGGGTTTACTGAACACCACTGAG GTTGTTCTCTGGCAACCTGTTGTGGTTGAAAACATCAAGAAGGACAGAGAAGTCCATTTCTATGTCAAGGCATCCAACATAAATAGCATAAAAGCTCAGTTAAGGCAACTGACCATCCAACACaa AGTCTTGATGGAAGATGTTCAAGGAATTATTGAAAAACAGACTGTCAATGACTCAGTCAATGCTCGTGGATCTTCCTCATACTATGAAAACTACCATTCAATGAAAGAA ATATACCATTGGATGGAGGAAGTAGCGAAAGTCCACTCTGATCTCCTCCAGAAAATATATATTGGATCATCCTATGAAAAGCGACCACTTTATGTTCTGAAG ATTTCTAAAAGCATGGAAAAATCGAAAAACGCCATATGGATTGACTGTGGTATCCACGCTAGAGAATggatttctcctgctttttgcCTGTGGTTCATAGGTCAC GCAATCCATGTGCGTGAGAGAGATCGGACCATGACAACCCTTCTGGAGCACTTTGATTTCTACATCATGCCTGTCATAAACGTGGATGGCTATGAGTACACGTGGAGCCACCCCTCT AATCGGCTGTGGAGAAAAAGCCGCTCCTCGTATAGCAACAGCAAGTGCATTGGTACTGACATGAACAGGAATTTTGATGCACACTGGTGTG GTCCAGGAGCATCTCACTCTGAATGTCGGGAGACATACTGTGGACCCTACCCAGAGTCTGAGCCTGAAGTGAAAGCAGTGGCTCGCTTTGTCAGAGACCACAAAGACACCATTAAAGCCTACATAACCATGCACTCCTACTCCCAGCTGGTGTTGTTTCCATATTCTTACACCACGAACAAAAGCAAAGACCATGAGGAGCTG aagaGTCTGGCACAGAAAGCAGCTAAAGCTATAAAGAGGACAACCTTGAAAACTTACATACCTGGTGCTGGTGCACAAACAATCT ATCTAGCTCCTGGAGGGTCTGATGACTGGGCTTATGATCTTGgcattaaatattcttttacCTTTGAGCTTCGTGACACAGGAACTCATGGATTTTTGCTTCCTTCTCGAGAAATCAAGCCAACTTGCTTAGAAGCACTTTCTGCTGTCAAAGAGATAGCTCAACATGTTCTACAAAATTTGTGA